In Streptomyces nojiriensis, the sequence GCTCCACTCACCTCGGTCTGCTCAAGGCGGCCGTGGTCGAGCACGGCGCCGACTTCGGCATCGCGCACGACGGCGACGCCGACCGCTGCCTGGCCGTGGACGGCTCCGGCGAGGAGATCGACGGCGACCAGATCCTCGCCGTGCTGGCCCTGGCCATGCGCGAGGCCGGCCAGCTCCGCGAGAACACCGTGGTCGGCACCGTGATGTCCAACCTGGGCTTCAAGCTGGCCATGGAGGCCGAGGGCATCCAGGTCGTGCAGACCGGGGTCGGCGACCGCTACGTGCTGGAGTCGATGAAGGAGCACGGCTACGCCCTCGGCGGCGAGCAGTCCGGCCACGTGATCATCCTCGACCACGCGACGACCGGCGACGGCACGCTGACCGGCCTGCTGCTGGCGGCGCGCGTCGCGGCCACCGGCAAGTCCCTCGCCGAGCTGGCGGGCGTCATGCAGCGGCTGCCGCAGGTGCTCATCAACGTTCCCGACGTGGACAAGTCCCGCGTCACCACCTCCGCCGAGCTGGCCGCGGCGGTCGCCGACGCCGAGCGCGAGCTGGGCACCACCGGGCGGGTGCTGCTGCGTCCCTCCGGTACGGAGCCGCTGGTACGGGTGATGGTCGAGGCCGCCGACATCGAGCACGCCCGCTCGGTCGCCGGCCGCCTCGCGGACGTCGTGAAGTCCGCGCTCGGCTAGGCCGTTTCTAACGGGCTCCGCCCGGCCTGCGTGGCGCACCCGGCTTCCGGACCATCCGGCCCTGCTGGGTGCGCCACAGCAGTTTCCAGCAGATGAGGGTGGCCGTTCCGGCGAGGATGATGCCGCCCAGGTTCACCGCCAGCTGCACAGCCGAGCCCCACATCTGGGACAGGTCGCCGTAGCTGAGGGCCACCGCCGCGTTCGCGCCCGCCGGGACGGTGGTGACGGAGATCGCCACGCCCACCAGCGCACCGGCCTTCGCCGAGGT encodes:
- the glmM gene encoding phosphoglucosamine mutase; amino-acid sequence: MGRLFGTDGVRGVANADLTAELALGLSVAAAHVLAEAGTFEGHRATAVVGRDPRASGEFLEAAVVAGLASAGVDVLRVGVLPTPAVAYLTGALGADLGVMLSASHNAMPDNGIKFFARGGHKLADELEDRIESTYEQHRTGAPWDRPTGSGVGRVSDYTEGFEKYVSHLIGVLPNRLDGLKIVLDEAHGAAAYVSPEAFARAGAEIVTIGAEPNGLNINDGCGSTHLGLLKAAVVEHGADFGIAHDGDADRCLAVDGSGEEIDGDQILAVLALAMREAGQLRENTVVGTVMSNLGFKLAMEAEGIQVVQTGVGDRYVLESMKEHGYALGGEQSGHVIILDHATTGDGTLTGLLLAARVAATGKSLAELAGVMQRLPQVLINVPDVDKSRVTTSAELAAAVADAERELGTTGRVLLRPSGTEPLVRVMVEAADIEHARSVAGRLADVVKSALG